The Deltaproteobacteria bacterium region TTCCTTTTGAAAGACCGGAATTTCAAAAGTGGGCCGCACTCTTACAAACAACATTGATTAAAGGTGACTCGCGAGCGCTGCCGATCGCAGCAGCGTCGATTGTTGCGAAAGTTACCAGAGACCGATTGATGATTGCGGCCGACGAGGAGTATCCCGTCTATGGCTTCAAAGGACATAAAGGTTACGCAGCTGAAGTCCATCGTAAAGCGATCAAAGAGCATGGTCCTACGCCAATCCATCGAAAAACTTTTGGCGGAGTCCGAGAGTTCGTTCGGCTGTAGTTCGGGCGTTAAAGCGCTGCCGAACTCGGAAGTCCGTGCAAAAGGTGAGGCTCTTGAATTCGCCGTTTGCGAATGGCTGAAAGACCGCGGCTATTACATTGCGCTTCGCCGGTTCCGAACGCCGTTTGCGGAAATCGATATTATTGCTATGAGTGCCCATCGAGATTTCCTATTGATTGAAGTGAAATCGAGCCTATGGCCGGATGATTGCGCACTAAATTTATCGCAGTCTCAACGTCAGCGACTAATGAGAGCCTGCTCTTGGGTGACTGAAGAGCTGACAGGCTTAGCAGGGTTGCCCAACTACCCAGAGGTAGAGCTTCTGTTGGTTGTCCCAGAGGCGATGCGGCGAGATTCGTTTCAGATGATTGCGATCTTTTGACATCATTAGTCAGGGTGGCGTTAAAATTAGGGTATGAAAAGCGTTAAACCCGTCAAGACTGTTGGGCTGAAACTCCTGCTGACTGTAATCCTCACGGGAGTTTTGAGTGCGATTTTGGTCACGCCAAGAGCCGCCAAGGCAGAGCCGATGCGCGACTTTGTTATGAGTTGTAGCTACGGCGTTTTAGCGGGAACGCTTGTTGGGGCCGCGACGCTGGCATTTTCAGATAAACCTGGCGACAACCTCAATAAGGTGGCGCGCGGAGCATCGTTTGGACTTTACGCTGGAATATTGCTTGGTCTCTATGTGGTCTATGGAGTTCCGAACCAAGAGGAAGCAGATATTCGAGATCAACTTGGCCAATATCAATTCAACTTACAACCCGGTCGCCGAGTCGCAGAGCTGCCAAGGCTTTTAATATCCCCAGTGATGGGTGAACGCGGTGTCGAGGGTGGCGAAGTTCGTTACAGTTTCTACAGGTTCTAGAGAGGGCGCTGATAAAACGCCGGTGAAAAGCGCTACTGCGAAGCTCCTCCGAAATTGTAATCAAGTCCTAAATTCCAGCGGGGCGAATCTTCGCTTAGAATATGACTGATCGTCGCGGTTAAGCCCCAGCAATCGCCTGGAGGCTTCAGCTTTACAAACGCAGACCAACTCTTCATTCGAAGATCGATAGGTGAGTAAGTGGCAGGTAAGTAGTTTATCTCGGTCGCGATCGTGGCATATCGATGAACGAAGCCGATCGCGACACCTAAGTTCTCGTCACGCTTGGCATAGGCCTCCTCGACATTTTCAGTAATCAAAAAGTTTTGCGAAAAACTTAGCTGAACA contains the following coding sequences:
- a CDS encoding YraN family protein, whose product is MVLRQSIEKLLAESESSFGCSSGVKALPNSEVRAKGEALEFAVCEWLKDRGYYIALRRFRTPFAEIDIIAMSAHRDFLLIEVKSSLWPDDCALNLSQSQRQRLMRACSWVTEELTGLAGLPNYPEVELLLVVPEAMRRDSFQMIAIF